The Drosophila mauritiana strain mau12 chromosome 2R, ASM438214v1, whole genome shotgun sequence genome has a segment encoding these proteins:
- the LOC117135458 gene encoding kinesin-like protein unc-104 isoform X6 yields the protein MSSVKVAVRVRPFNSREIARESKCIIEMAGATTAITNPKVPPNTSDSVKRFNFDYSYWSHDHHDADFSTQSMVYKDIGEEMLQHSFDGYNVCIFAYGQTGAGKSYTMMGRQEEQQEGIIPMICKDLFTRIQDTETDDLKYSVEVSYMEIYCERVRDLLNPKNKGNLRVREHPLLGPYVEDLSKLAVTDYQDIHDLIDEGNKARTVAATNMNETSSRSHAVFTIFFTQRRHDLMTNLTTEKVSKISLVDLAGSERADSTGAKGTRLKEGANINKSLTTLGKVISALAEVASKKKNAKKADFIPYRDSALTWLLRENLGGNSKTAMIAAISPADINYDETLSTLRYADRAKQIVCKAVVNEDANAKLIRELKEEIQKLRDLLKAEGIEVQEEDELTKSTVIKSPTKSRNRNGSTTEMAVDQLQASEKLIAELNETWEEKLKRTEEIRVQREAVFAEMGVAVKEDGITVGVFSPKKTPHLVNLNEDPNLSECLLYYIKEGLTRLGTHEANVPQDIQLSGSHILKEHCTFENKNSTVTLLPHKDAIIYVNGRKLVEPEVLKTGSRVILGKNHVFRFTNPEQARELRDKIETENEAENEVEKTDTQQVDWNFAQCELLEKQGIDLKAEMKKRLDNLEEQYKREKLQADQQFEEQRKTYEARIDALQKQVEEQSMTMSMYSSYSPEDFHQEEDVYNNPMYESCWTAREAGLAAWAFRKWRYHQFTSLRDDLWGNAIFLKEANAISVELKKKVQFQFTLLTDTLYSPLPPELASTVAPLHQEDEFGAPPVSKTLVAVEVTDTKNGATHHWSLEKLRQRLELMREMYHNEAEMSPTSPDYNVESLTGGDPFYDRFPWFRMVGRSFIYLSNLLYPVPLVHKVAIVNERGDVRGYLRIAVQPVLDEESIDFNNGVKQSARLVFNEDDAKPKYRALNEKDDVQRYIDNGGLDSKLEELEDVDSGRGIDSNSASECHENSEEPGEHLQVGKEFTFRVTVLQATGIGAEYADIFCQFNFLHRHEEAFSTEPVKNSASGAPLGFYHVQNITVPVTKSFIEYLKTQPIMFKIFGHYQTHPLHKDAKQDFVSRPPPRRMLPPSIPISQPVRSPKFGPLPCAPTSTVLAKHDVLVWFEICELAPNGEYVPSVVEHSDDLPCRGLFLLHQGIQRRIRITIVHEPTTEVKWKDINELVVGRIRNTPESSDEQDEDACVLSLGLFPGEALEVPGDDRSFYRFEAAWDSSLHNSALLNRVSQGGETIYITLSAYLELENCARPAIITKDLSMVIYGRDARTGPRSLKHLFSGQYRNPEANRLTGVYELALRRASEAGSPGVQRRQRRVLDTSSTYVRGEENLHGWRPRGDSLIFDHQWELEKLTRLEEVGRMRHLLLLRERLGMDTNPNPTTKTEKDVCNLAARAATSPVHMVIPQSPQTPVKDPQQIIPEREYNQREQDLMLKCLKLVQGRYTKSEANDTQTQSDVSPSDEGCADMTVSCISSNSMENNKFVIRRRLCSPDRADAPNGWEAPAPATQPALPLRLYVPELEEIRVSPVVARKGLLNVLEHGGSGWKKRWVIVRRPYVFIYRSEKDPVERAVLNLATAHVECSEDQAAMVKIPNTFSVVTKHRGYLLQTLGDKEVHDWLYAINPLLAGQIKSRLARRTLEPASQTASQIQATNAANANSASK from the exons ATGTCGTCGGTTAAGGTGGCGGTGCGAGTGCGCCCCTTCAACTCGCGGGAAATAGCCAGGGAGTCGAAATGCATCATCGAGATGGCAGGAGCCACAACGG CCATCACCAATCCAAAGGTGCCGCCCAACACAAGCGATTCAGTAAAGCGCTTCAACTTTGACTATTCCTACTGGTCACATGAT CACCACGATGCCGATTTCTCCACACAATCGATGGTGTACAAGGACATTGGCGAGGAGATGTTACAGCACTCCTTCGATGGATACAATGTCTGTATCTTTGCCTACGGCCAGACTGGAGCTGGAAAGTCGTATACCATGATGGGCaggcaggaggagcagcaagAGGGCATAATACCCATGATATGCAAGGATCTGTTCACTCGCATACAGGATACTGAGACCGATGACCTTAAGTACTCG GTTGAGGTGTCCTATATGGAAATCTATTGCGAGAGAGTCAGGGATTTGCTGAATCCGAAAAATAAGGGCAATCTGCGTGTGAGGGAGCATCCTCTTTTGGGTCCCTATGTGGAGGATCTGTCCAAACTGGCCGTTACCGATTACCAAGACATTCACGATCTCATTGATGAAGGCAACAAAGCTCG AACTGTGGCAGCCACTAACATGAACGAAACCAGTTCCCGCTCTCATGCCGTCTTTACAATCTTCTTTACCCAACGTCGTCATGATCTGATGACCAATTTGACCACAGAAAAGGTATCCAAGATTAGCTTGGTGGACTTGGCCGGGTCGGAACGAGCGGATTCCACTGGTGCTAAGGGCACCCGCTTGAAGGAGGGAGCCAACATTAACAAGTCCTTGACCACATTGGGCAAAGTTATTTCAGCTTTGGCGGAAGTG GCTTCCAAGAAAAAGAACGCGAAGAAGGCAGATTTTATTCCGTACCGTGATTCGGCCTTGACCTGGCTGTTACGTGAAAACTTGGGAGGAAACTCGAAGACAGCTATGATTGCAGCTATCTCGCCAGCAGATATTAACTACGATGAAACCCTCAGCACACTGCg CTATGCGGATCGTGCCAAGCAAATTGTTTGCAAGGCTGTGGTCAATGAAGATGCCAATGCCAAGCTGATTCGCGAACTCAAGGAGGAGATCCAGAAGCTGCGGGACTTACTCAAAGCCGAGGGCATTGAAGTGCAGGAAG AGGATGAGCTCACCAAGTCCACGGTGATTAAGTCGCCCACTAAGTCACGTAATCGCAATGGATCCACAACGGAGATGGCTGTGGATCAGCTGCAGGCCAGCGAGAAACTCATTGCAG AACTCAACGAGACCTGGGAGGAGAAACTTAAGCGCACCGAGGAGATTCGCGTGCAGCGAGAGGCGGTCTTCGCCGAAATGGGCGTGGCTGTCAAGGAAGACGGCATAACAGTTGGCGTATTCTCGCCCAAGAAGACTCCGCATTTGGTCAACCTAAACGAGGATCCCAATCTGTCTGAGTGTCTGCTTTACTACATCAAGGAGGGTCTAACTCGGCTGGGTACCCATGAAGCAAATGTTCCCCAGGACATTCAGCTCTCCGGATCGCACATCCTCAAGGAGCACTGCACCTTTGAGAACAAGAACAGCACGGTGACCCTGCTGCCGCACAAGGATGCCATCATCTATGTAAATGGACGCAAGTTGGTTGAGCCGGAGGTTCTTAAGACCGGCTCTCGCGTGATTCTCGGAAAGAACCACGTTTTCCGCTTTACCAATCCGGAACAGGCACGCGAATTGCGGGATAAGATCGAGACCGAAAATGAGGCTGAGAACGAAGTGGAGAAGACAGACACCCAGCAGGTGGACTGGAACTTTGCCCAGTGCGAATTGCTCGAGAAGCAAGGCATTGATCTCAAAGCTGAAATGAAGAAGCGTTTGGACAACTTGGAGGAGCAATACAAGCGGGAGAAACTTCAGGCCGATCAGCAGTTCGAGGAGCAGCGCAAAACGTACGAGGCTCGCATCGATGCTTTGCAGAAGCAAGTGGAGGAGCAATCCATGACAATGTCAATGTACAGCAGCTACTCGCCGGAGGATTTCCACCAGGAGGAGGACGTCTATA ACAATCCTATGTACGAGTCCTGCTGGACAGCCAGAGAGGCTGGCTTGGCTGCCTGGGCTTTCCGCAAGTGGCGTTACCACCAATTCACCTCCCTGCGAGACGATCTCTGGGGCAATGCTATATTCCTTAAGGAAGCCAATGCCATTTCCGTTGAGTTAAAGAAGAAG GTACAATTCCAATTTACTCTCTTGACCGACACCTTGTACTCCCCTTTGCCGCCTGAGCTGGCCTCCACTGTGGCTCCTTTGCATCAGGAGGATGAGTTCGGAGCTCCACCTGTTTCTAAGACCTTGGTGGCCGTCGAAGTTACCGATACTAAGAACGGAGCCACTCACCACTGGTCCCTGGAGAAGTTACG GCAACGTTTGGAGCTGATGCGCGAGATGTACCACAACGAAGCCGAAATGAGTCCCACTTCACCGGATTATAATGTGGAGAGCCTCACTGGTGGAGATCCCTTCTACGATCGCTTCCCCTGGTTCCGCATGGTGGGTCGCTCCTTCATCTATCTGAGCAACCTGCTCTACCCAGTGCCATTGGTCCACAAGGTGGCCATTGTCAATGAACGCGGAGATGTGCGTGGATACCTAAGGATTGCTGTGCAGCCCGTTCTGGATGAGGAGTCCATTGATTTCAATAATGGTGTCAAGCAGTCAGCTCGCTTGGTTTTCAATGAGGATGATGCCAAGCCCAAGTACCGAGCTCTCAATGAAAAGGATGATGTGCAGCGCTATATTGACAATGGTGGTTTGGACAGCAAGTTGGAGG AACTTGAGGATGTGGACTCTGGTCGTGGCATAGACTCTAACTCCGCATCCGAGTGCCATGAAAATTCGGAGGAGCCTGGCGAGCACCTGCAGGTGGGCAAGGAGTTTACTTTCCGGGTCACTGTTCTGCAGGCCACTGGCATTGGGGCTGAATATGCCGATATCTTCTGCCAGTTCAA CTTTTTGCATCGTCATGAGGAGGCGTTCTCCACCGAACCCGTCAAGAATTCGGCATCGGGTGCTCCTCTAGGCTTCTACCATGTGCAGAAC ATAACTGTACCCGTAACCAAATCCTTCATCGAGTATTTAAAAACGCAACCCATAATGTTCAAGATCTTTGGGCACTACCAGACGCACCCATTGCATAAGGATGCCAAACAGGATTTCGTTTCCCGGCCACCACCACGTCGCATGTTGCCACCGAGCATACCGATCAGTCAGCCAGTGCGTAGTCCCAAGTTTGGACCACTACCTTGTGCACCCACGTCTACGGTTTTGGCTAAGCACGATGTTCTGGTTTGGTTTGAAATCTGTGAATTGGCTCCCAATGGAGAATATGTGCCATCG GTGGtggagcacagcgatgatctTCCCTGCCGCGGACTGTTCCTCTTGCATCAGGGCATCCAGCGGCGCATTCGTATTACTATTGTACATGAGCCCACAACCGAGGTGAAGTGGAAGGACATAAATGAGTTGGTGGTTGGACGTATCCGCAATACTCCGGAGTCATCCGATGAGCAGGATGAAGACGCCTGTGTCTTATCTTTGGGCTTGTTCCCAGGCGAGGCTTTGGAGGTGCCCGGAGATGATAGATCGTTCTACCGTTTTGAGGCTGCCTGGGACTCTAGTCTGCACAACTCGGCACTGCTCAACCGCGTTTCTCAAGGCGGTGAGACCATCTACATCACCCTGAGCGCTTACTTGGAG CTGGAGAACTGCGCCCGCCCGGCCATAATTACCAAGGACCTGAGCATGGTAATCTATGGACGCGACGCCCGTACCGGACCGCGCTCTCTGAAGCATCTGTTTTCGGGACAGTACCGAAATCCGGAGGCCAATCGCCTAACCGGGGTTTACGAGCTAGCACTGCGCAGAGCATCCGAAGCAGGTAGTCCAG GTGTACAAAGGCGTCAACGTCGAGTGCTGGACACCAGCTCTACTTATGTGCGCGGCGAGGAGAATCTTCACGGCTGGAGACCAAGGGGTGACTCCCTGATCTTCGACCACCAGTGGGAGTTGGAGAAACTCACCAGACTTGAAGAGGTTGGACGCATGCGGCACTTGCTTTTGCTGCGCGAACGTCTGGGCATGGACACCAACCCGAATCCGACCACCAAGACCGAGAAGGATGTATGCAATCTAGCAGCTCGGGCAGCCACATCACCCGTACATATGGTCATTCCACAATCGCCGCAGACTCCGGTCAAGGACCCACAGCAAATCATTCCAGAACGCGAGTACAACCAACGAGAGCAGGATCTCATGCTTAAGTGCTTAAAGTTGGTGCAGG GACGCTATACTAAGAGCGAGGCCAACGATACACAAACTCAGTCGGATGTTTCGCCTAGCGATGAGGGATGTGCCGACATGACCGTTAGCTGCATCTCCAGCAATTCCATGGA AAACAACAAATTTGTAATTCGACGCAG ATTATGTTCACCGGATCGAGCTGATGCTCCAAACGGCTGGGAGGCACCTGCTCCGGCTACTCAGCCGGCTCTTCCCCTCCGTCTCTATGTGCCGGAACTGGAGGAGATTCGCGTGAGTCCTGTGGTGGCTCGCAAGGGTCTGTTGAATGTCCTGGAGCACGGCGGTTCCGGCTGGAAGAAGCGCTGGGTG ATCGTCCGTCGTCCTTACGTGTTTATCTACCGCTCGGAGAAGGATCCCGTTGAACGGGCTGTCCTTAATCTGGCCACTGCGCATGTGGAGTGCAGCGAGGACCAGGCGGCCATGGTCAAGATACCCAACACATTCAG TGTGGTGACCAAGCATCGTGGCTATCTGTTGCAAACCCTTGGTGACAAGGAAGTACACGACTGGCTGTATGCTATCAATCCATTGCTTGCTGGGCAGATAAA ATCCAGGCTGGCGCGACGGACTTTGGAGCCTGCTAGCCAGACGGCTTCCCAGATCCAGGCCACCAATGCGGCGAACGCCAACAGTGCGAGCAAATGA